One Burkholderia sp. 9120 genomic window, GGCAAGCGCGACTACATGGGTTCGTACTGATCGTCGAAGCGTGAGCCGGACGCGCCGCTACCTGGCGTCGCGTCCGTTCGGCCTGACAAGCCAGGATCATGCGCGCGAGGCACGGTAGCCGTCGTTGAGCATCCAGTGGCTGAAGCGGGCGTATTCCTGCGCGTATTCGCGGGCGTCTTGCGCCAGTTCCACCGCATAGGCCAATTCATGCACTCGCGCGTAGTGCGGCATCCGCTTGCTTTCATACACCGACAGAGCCGCCGCGAGTTCAGCGTGTTTCTGCAGCGCCTGAACCAGCACGCGCACGTCCTCCACGCCGAGTGTGCCGCCCGCCGAGATATGCGGCGAGAGCGCATGCGCCGCATCGCCGATCAGCGCGACGCGCGCGGACGTCCAGCGTGGCAACGCGGGCACGAACATGATCGGGTTGTGCAGGATCTGCGCTTCCGGCGTCCGCTCGATCAGCTTCACCAGTGGATCGCTCCAGCCGTTGTCGTTCAGATGCGCGGCGCGCAGTAAAGCCTCTTCCTTTTTCGTGCCGACGGGCACCGCGCTGTCGAACTGATTCACCATCCAGACGACCTGATCGCCATAAGTGCGCGTGTAGCCGCCGCGCGTGCGTTGATGCCCGACGGTGAGGACCGAGCCGTTGGCGGGTTCGTCGCCTGCGGCTAGCATGCCGCGCCATACGTGATGACCTGCGTGCTCGCGAGCGCCGTAGCCGGGCACCAGTTGCGCACGCACCGCCGAATAAGCGCCATCCGCGCCCAGCAGCAGATCGGCGTGTTCGATCGTGCCGTCGCTCAAGCTCACCGCCACGTGATCCGCGCTTTCTTCGAACGCGACGACCTTGGTATCGACGCGAATGTTGTCGAGTCCGACCGCCGCAGCCAGCAAGCGATTCAACTCGGGACGCGGCACCAGCAGAAATGCATGATCGGCCGGCTCGAATCCGGGCGCCCTGAAGCGCGCGCCGGCGGCGTCGTAGAACCATGTTTCGATGGGCATGCCGATTTCGTGGATCGCATCGCCCACGCCGACCTCCGAGAATACGTCCAGCGCGTTGCGCCACAAGCCGATGGCCGCGCCCGCCGCTCGAATTTCCGGTGCCTGTTCGCATACCAGCACGTCCCAGCCGATCGCCTTGAACGCGATACCCGCCGTCAGTCCGACAATGCCGCCGCCTGCAATGATGACTCGCATCGATACGTCGCTCCTTGCGGTCGCTTCCCGTTGCCTGAGTCCGGCTACCGCGGCACCGAACCCATCGGGTGGAATCGTGTGGATTCCTGGTTGAGGGTGAATGCCTCTAATTTATGAGCGATCGCTCACATTAGCTACTCGCTTTAGCGACCTGGGGCGGCGGCGAGTCGAAGCCCCGTTTGGTGCGGTAGAGCGGGGGGAAATCGGGCCGATTGGGAGATCGTCAAAACGGACGCTCGCTTTTTCGCGGCTGTAGGACTTGCGTTAGGCCGCGCTGCGCGACGCGCAAACAGCACCGCATCGAAACGCGCAACCGATGTGCTACAGATCGCTTACATCGTGGTAACGATTTCAATTCTCATTCTGAGCATTGCATGAGCAATCCACTAAGCTGGTCTAACAGGTCCGAGGTACGCGCGCATCACGATAATCCTCAGACCAGCCGCCGACACTTCGCCAGAACGATTTACCCGATAAAGCGCCGGACTCGCCGTGGCGTTTCCCGAACGTTTCCCCGAACCCACCAGGGAGGCTTTATGCAAAGCGATCCAAAGGTCCTCGAATACCTGAACTCGCAACTCAAGAACGAACTGACCGCGATCAATCAGTATTTTCTGCATGCGCGCATGTATCGGCACTGGGGACTGGAAAAACTCGGCAAGCACGAGTACGACGAATCGATCGGCGAGATGAAGCACGCCGATCTGCTGATCAACCGTATCTTCATGCTCGACGGATTACCCAATTTGCAGGACCTGCACAAACTGCTGATCGGCGAAGAAACGAAGGAGATTCTCGAATGCGATCTGAAGCTCGAACGGATCTCGCAGTCGACCTGCAAGGAAGGCATCGCTTATTGCGAATCGGTGCGGGATTTCATTTCACGCGAGATTCTCGTGCATATCCTCGATGAGACCGAAGAGCACATCGACTGGCTCGAAACGAATCTCGATCTGATCGACAAGGTCGGTATTCAGAATTACCAGCAATCGGGTATGGATTCGCCGAGCTGAGCTCGTTGATCGCGTCCGCCCTCCGCTGGCTGGAGCAGATCGATCCGGGCACGCACCGTCGGATCAAAGGCTTGCGGCTCGTCACCGCGTATGGAATCGCGGCGGCGCTCGGCACATTGCAGGACATTACCCACAGCCTGCCCAGCGCGGTATCGGTGGGGTCGCTCGCCGGCAGCTTTGCTTTGTGGGCGAGCGTCTCGGAAGCGCGCGCCACGCGCGCCGAATCCAGCCGGGATCTGATCGTGCTGTGTGCGGCCGCGGCGTTTGGCGCGACGCTATTCGTCGCGCTCTCCCCGGCCCTGCGGGCCATCGCCACGGCGGGCCCTGAATTGACGCTGGTCACGGGCGCATTCCTCGTCGGTTATCTGAAGCGCTTCGGCATGCTTGGCGCGGGCGTGGGCTCGCAAATCTACATCGGGCAACTGCTGGCCTACGGCGCCCGCCTTACCCCTATCGATCTCACCGCGGTCGCCGTCGCCGGACTGATCGCGATGCTGGCGTCGATCGTGCCGCGCCTGCTCAGCGGTCCGGCTGAGCATCCCGCGCCAACCGCGCTGTCGTCCGTCGACGTGCCGGGCCGCTGGGGGCTCTCGCCCGAACTCGTGATGGGTCTGCAGGCGGCAAGCGGCTCGCTCGTGGTCGTTGCCTTGAACGAGGCGGTCGGGCTCAGGGAATCGTCGTGGGCGATTACCGCCTGTACCTACGTTGTCGCGGGGTCCGCGAGCGGCACGATAGCGCGGGTGCGCCGACGGATCGTCGGCACCCTGATCGGCGTGCCGCTCGGGCTCGCCTGCCTGCCGCTCGCCGTTCACGCGCCACTGCTGATCTGGGGCGCGGCGGCGGTCGCCATGATCATCTACGCAATGGCCCTGCCCAATCGCTACGACGTCGCCTGCGCGGCGTTCGCGTTCACGCTGATCGTCACGCTGGCGGCCGGCGGCGTGCACTCGGTCCCGCTGCTGGCCGCGCGCGCCTGGGAAACGCTGCTCGGCGGCGCGCTCGGTCTGTTCGCCGCGACGTGCATTTTGCCGCTGCGTCCGTTGAGATCGAGTTGAGATCGAGTTGAGATCGGGCTCAGGTTGAGCTGAAGGCCCGCTGCGAGCGCGGCGCCATTCCGGTATCGTATCGTCCGATAGACGGCGAGCCGGTTCGCCGACGCGTTGCGCCCCGCGTGGCGCGACGCCACTCAAGGAGAGATTGAAATGACGACGCAAACCGAAACCGCCCTGCTGGCCGGCGGCTGCTTCTGGGGCATGCAGGAACTGCTGCGGCGCTATCCCGGCGTGCTGTCGACGCGCGTGGGCTACACCGGCGGCGACGTGCCGAACGCGACCTACCGCAACCATGGCACGCACGCGGAAGGCCTCGAGGTCGTGTTCGATCCGAGCCGGATCAGCTACCGCCAGATCCTCGAATTTTTCTTCCAGATTCACGATCCGACCACCAGGAACCGTCAAGGCAACGACGTCGGCATGAGCTACCGCTCGGCGATCTTCTATCTCAGCGACGAGCAGAAGCAGGTGGCGTTGAAAACGGTGGCGGATGTGGACGCTTCCGATCTGTGGCCGGGTAAAGCCGTCACCGAAATCGTGCCGGCCGGCCCGTTCTGGGAAGCCGAACCGGAACACCAGGACTACCTGGAACGCAATCCGGGCGGTTACACGTGTCACTTCATTCGGGCGGGCTGGAAGCTGCCTACGGCGTCGGCTTAGCGTGCCGGTCGGCTGATGGCGTGCGTTTTGTGCGCGCGCCCTCGGTCGGCATCGCCGGACAGCAACGGACAGCAAGGTGGCGCGTAACCTGGACGCCGATCCGGCGTTGCGTTGCAGCATGACGACCAGACGGTCGTCATGCTGCGATCGATGCCGATCAATCGTTTATCGCATCCCGATGATCGCGGGACGCTTTCACCGACGCAAAATACGTCTGCAACGCCGGCGCCGAACGATTGCTCAACGAGCCGATTCGCGCCAGCCAATCCGCCTCCACGGGCCACTCGCCTTCCACCACGCGCGGATAAATCTGCCGCACGAACTGATGCAGCGCTTTCGCACCGATATTGCCGCTGACGCCGAGCAGGATATGCAACGCGCCATGCGTGGAAGCGAGGTCGCGAGCCGCGACACTGACGGCGAGCCGCGCCACCGTCAAACTGATCTGATCGATACCGTTGAGGAACGTCTGATCCAGCAAATCGAGCGCCACCAGTTCCTGCAGGTGCTTTTCGTCGAGCAACGGCCCCTCCTTAAGCGGCACGGACCGGGCGGCCGACGCCTCCGATAGAGGCGCCGGCTCCACGCGGCCCGGCGCATTCGCGACGCGGTACTGCGCGAACTGCCTCGACAGCGACGCGTACAGGGAGCCAATCTGCACCGGCTTGATCATCACCTCGTTCATACCCGCGGCGAGGCAGCGCTGCACGGCTTCCATATCCGACTGACTGGTCAGCGCCACGATCGGCACCCTGGCATACGGGTCGGTGCGCACGCGAATCAACGCCGTGGTTTCCACGCCGCCCATGCCCGGCATGTTCATGTCCATCACGATGGCGTCGACCGTGACGCCTTCGTGCAAACGCGCCAGCACCGCGCGCCCATGGTCCGCCTCGACGACGCTCGCGCCGCATCGTTTCAGATAGCCCTTGACCAGCGACCGGCTGTAGACGTCGTCGTCCGCGACCAGAATCGTCTTGCCGATAAACCCATCGAAGCTTTGGCTCGGATGATGCTGGCTGCCGCTCTCGAACAGCTTCTGAAGCACACCGATCAATTCCACCATGCTGCTGGCTTTATTGACCAGTTCGTCCATCCCGGCGCGGCGCGCCAGCACGCGCGCGAGGTTGCCCGGCTCCACGGTGTACGCGGCGATCAGTACGTTGGCGTTCGGACTCTGGTGGTCGGCACGGATTTTTTCGGTCGTCGTGTAGCCGTCCAGCACCGGCATGTTGATGTCCATCAGCACGAGGTCGAAAGGCGTGGACTGGGCCAGTAGCGTCAGCGCCGTTGCGCCGTCCGGCGCTTCGCTCACGTCCGCGCCGACCCTCAGCAACGCGCGCCGCACTCTGTCGCGCTGCGTGGCGTCGTCGTCGACGATAAGAACGCGCTTGCCGTTGAAAAACGGCGTGGCGCGCTCGAAAATCCGCCGCTCGTGGTCCGCGAGTTCGCGCTCCGAGACGGGTGGAAACTGCAGCGTGAACTGCGTGAATTTACCCACTTCCGAACGGCAGCTAATCGTGCCGCCGAACGCGCGCATGGCCCGCTGACAGTAGGCCAGGCCGAGCCCCGCACCCACCGGATCGCCCGTGGCGGGGAGCGCGTCGAAAAGATGCGGCAGAAGCTCGGACGCAATGCCGGGACCGGTGTCATGCACCATGACCGTTTGCCGGTCGACCGTCAGCGTGAGCGTCGCGACCGGATCCGCCCCCATGTGATGCAGCGCGTTTTTGATCAGATTGAACAGCGTGAAGAGGTAGACCGTCTCGTCGACCTTGACCGTGAAATCGTCCAGCACCACCAGCCTGACCTTGGTGCGCTCCTTCTGATCGGCGAAACCGTACTCGTCCAGCGCTTTGCGCGTCGCCACCGCGGCGCTCACATAGGTGAGCTGATCCGGGCTGATGGGCCACGCGCTGACGTCGTCCAAGGTCGTGTCGATAATGCGCAGCCCGCGATCGACCGACGACTGACCGTGAGCGAGATGCCGGTACAACACCGCCGCCTTGTCGGGCGATAAAGCGGGCGCCGGGTTCGCGTCCGTGGCGGCGGGCAGCGTTTCTTCCACGCGGTCCAGCACATGCCTCAACTGGCTGAGCGGATTGCGCATCTGATGGGCGATCGAGCCGGCGAGCGCCTGCCGCGCGCCATGCCTGGCGTGCGTGACAACCCCCTTCGCACTGCTGTAACTGAACGTGATGCCGGCGAGAATACCGAATATATAAACCGGCAGATACGTATAGATAAACAGATGCGCGTCGACATAAACGTCTTGCGGCACGAAGATTCTGGCGCACAGAACAGCCAGCCCGACGCCGGCCAGCAGATTGATTGCTAATGCAACGAATGACGGAAAGATGGCGATCAGGAAAAACATCATCCCCAATTCGGCCATGGACCAGATCATCGAATAATGGCTGGTCAGCAGGTAATACGTGAAAAAAAACGGCAGCGAATAGGCAACCGTTACAAAGTAATACCATGGCAGGACACGCACCGCCGAAGCCGGCCAGAAGCGGCGCAACAGCAGCAGCGCACAGGAGACGGTGCCCAAAGCCCGCATCAGCAGGCTTTCGTTGGGCTGAGGATCGACGAACGTCCACCACAGCCAATACACCGGATGTCCGATCGTACCGATTACGCCCACCGCCAACATGCTGTAGTCCGACACCCTGGCGGAGTCGGTCACCAACCGGTTGAGATAGCGGATGCCCCCTGAAATGGCTCTCATGTTGCTCTTTATCTTGATCTTTTCAGCCTCGGAATTCGAAGCTGCTTACGTTGAATGACATGCTGGCGCTGCCAACCGAGCATACCACTCTGTCCCCGCGTTGCACCGCGGGTTAACTAACGCGTCCACCGCGAGCCGCGAAGCTCGCTTTTTGTCCGAAAAAAAAAGCCCGCTTTCGCGGGCAACCTTCTCCATCCCTCACCAGGAATCCAGCCAGAGGCGCGTAGCCGCGCCCGCCCGCGCTAGCCTTTCGTCGCGCCAAATGTCAAACCCGCCACGAAATGCTTCTGCATGGCAAAAAACATTGCTACCGAAGGCAGCGCCGCCAGAATCGATCCCGCCGACACGAGATTCCAGGCCGTGGTCCACTGCCCTTTCAGCGCGGCGACGCCAACGGTAATCGGCGCGGCGTCATCGCCCTGGGTCAGACAGAGCGCCCAGAAGTAGTCGTTCCACACGAAGGTGAAAACCAGAATCGCCAACGCCGCCAGTGCGGGCCGGATCAACGGCAGCACGATCCTGAAGAACACCGTCCACTCATTGGCGCCTTCGATCCGCGCCGCCTCGACCAGTTCGAACGGCAATTGCTTGATGAAATTGCGCAGGAACAGCGCGCAGAAGCCGGTCTGAAACGACACGTGAAACAGAATCAGCGCGCCGACGGTGTTGAACAGGCCAAGCTGTAACGACAGATCCCGCACCGGAATCATCAGCACCTGCACCGGCACGAAATTCCCCGCGACAAAGGTCGCGAACAGGGCCGAATTGCCGCGAAACCGGTAGATCGCCAGCGCGAATCCCGCCATGGCCGCCAACGCGATCGAACCCACCACGGCCGGCACCGTAATCAGCACGCTATTCCAGAAATAGTGCAGCATCGGCGAGGTGGTCAGCGCCTCGCGATAGTTATCGAACATCGCGAAGTGCTTTGGCCAGCCCCAGTAGTTGCCTTCGCTCAACTCTTCCGTTGAACGCACCGAGGTGACGAGCACGGCGATCATCGGCAGCAGCCAGATCAGCAGCGCGAGCGGCAACGTGAGTTTGTAGACGCGGCGCGTGACCGGCTTCCATTTGTCGATAGGGATCGGAAACATGGTCGGCTCCTTATTGCTCGGCGCGCAGCATTCGCCGCAAGTGATAAACGATGTACACCAGCATGATGGCGAACAGCACCACCGCCACCGCGGCCGAATAACCGATGCGGTAGTACTTGATCGCCTGGTCGTACATGTAATACGCGAGCACGGTCGAGCTTTCGAACGGGCCGCCGCCGGTCATCACCGAGATCAGATCGAAACTGCGCAACGCGCCGATGATCGTGACGACGATCGCCATGAACGTGGTGGGCCGCAATTGCGGCAGGATCACGTGCCACAGCATCGACCAGCCGCGTGCGCCTTCCATTCGCGCGGCTTCGATCTGCTCGGCGTTCAGCGACGTCAAGCCGGTCAGGTAAAGAATCATGCAATAGGCGGTTTGCGGCCACAGTGCCGCGAACACGATGCCGAGCGTCGCGTAGCGCGGATCGCCGAGCACCGGTACACCGTGACCCAGAATCACCGCAAGCAAACCGAAGGTCGGGTCGTAAAACCACGAAAAGATCAGGCCCACCACCACGCCCGACAACACGAACGGCGCGAAAAACAGCGATTTGACGATGCGGATGCCGGCCACGGCCTGATTCAGGTACAGCGCGACGGCGAGGCCCATCGGCGGGGCGAGCAGGAAGAGCAGCAACCAGATCAGGTTGTTTTTCAGCGCCGTGTAGAACGTCGCCGTGTGGAACAACTCCACGTAATTCGCGAGCCCGACGAACGACGGGTCGGTCATGCCGTCCCAGGTGAAAAAGCTCAGGCGGATGGTCGACAGGATCGGCCACACCACGTAGATGGCGACCATCACGCACGCGGGCGCGAGAAACAGAAACGCGGCGCGGCTTTGCCGGCGCGCGGTCGGCGACGGCCGGCGACGACGCGTGGCGGCCTGCGAGCCGCCGCGCGTCGCGCCGCCGGACGCGGGCGAGCCCGGGCCACCGGTTTCAGTAGAGCCGCCGATAGTGTGGCGGGTGACGGATTGCGACACGATCATTCTCCTGTCGACCGGAGTTAGCGCAGCGCTGTCGAGAGCGCTAACCCCGGTCCCACGCACTGGTGCGTTCGATCACGACAAACGGCGGCCTCACGGCCGCCACCGCTCACTTCTTGTAGATCCGCTTACGCGTCTGCTCGAGTTGAGCGAGAACGTCGTCGAGTTTCGAAGGATCGGAGATGAACTGCTGCATCCCCTTCATGCCTTCGTCGGCCATTTCCTTCGTCATATCGCGATCGTAGAACTGCGCAATGCCGCCCTTCGTGTTCGCGAGAATCTGGAAGCCGATCTTGGAGATCGGATCTTCCGGCTCCGGCGACTTGCTGTTCGCCGACAGCGAGCCGAGCCCGATCGCCAGTTTCGCGCCGATCTCAGGCGTTTCGACGAAGGCCAGGAACGTGTGCGCGTCGGCCTTGTTCTTCGCCTTCGACGGGATATGCAGAGATTCGACCGGGCCGTCTTCGGCGGTCGGCACCTTCGCGTCGATGATCGGGAACTGGAAGTAGCCCATGTCCGGCTTCACATTCGGCGGGAAACCCGCGGTGATGAACGTGCCCATCAGCATCATCGCGGCCTTGCCCTGGAACAGGAACGGCTGCACCGAATCCAGATCGTACGAGAGCGAGTTGTCGATGAAATAGCCGGCGTCGATCAACTGCTTCCACGTCGTGTAGACCTTCTTCACGCGCGGATCGGTGTACGCAATGTCGCCCGCCATCAGCTTCTGGTGAAACGCATTGCCGTTCAGACGCAGGTCGAGATAATCGAACCAGCCGGCGAGCGTCCACGAATCGCGGCCCGCCACGGCGATCGGCGTGATGCCCGCGGCTTTCAGCTTCTTGCAGTCGTCGAGGAACTGATCCCAGGTTTTCGGTTCGCCGGCAATGCCGACCTTCTGGAACAGATCCTTGCGATAGAACATGCCCCACGAGTAGTACACGGTCGGCGCGGCGTACTGCTTGCCCTTATACGAAGACGCCTCTTTGGTCGACGCGTACATGTCGTTCCAGCCGTTCTTCGCCCAGTCGCCGCTCAGGTCTTCGAACAGACCGCGCTGCGCGTAATACGCCATGCGTTCGCCGTCATGCCAGTTGACGATGTCGGGCGCGACGGTCGAGAGCCAGCCGGGCAACTGGACCTTGTACGCTTCCTCGTCGACGAACGACACCTTCACGTCGATGCCGGGATGCGCTTTCTTGAAGTCGTCGATCACCGACTGCCATACCGCGCGCTGGCTCGCGCCCTTGAACGCGATGTTGGCCGTCAGCGTGCCCGCCTGCGCCGTACTGACGACGGAGGTCCCCGCAGCCGCCGCGGCCAGCGCGAGTGCCAACAGAATCTTGCGTGGTTTCAGCTTCATGTTGCCTGTCTCCTTTTATGCCTTGATTTTGCGTCGTTGTATTTACTGCGTGGAATCCTGCCGGTCAGCGCTATTCGTCAGCGGTACTCGCGCGTGTTATGTCGTCGTGTTCGATCGGTAGACGCTCACGCCTTGCGGTTCTATCTCACGCGCGCCGACTACGATCGACTGTTCATCGATATCGGCGAGCGTGTACGCGTCGTCGCCATAGTTGAACACATAGGTCAGCGCGCCGCGTCGGCTCAAGCGCACACTGTCGCCGAGCCACATCGTTTCGAGGCCCGCCTGCTGGGCGATGCGCGAGAACAGCCGGGTGGTCAGCGCCTCGTCGAACAGACTCGCGAGATAGTGAAACGCGCCGCTTCGCACATACGCCGGTTGGCCGTCCGCAAACTGGGCGAGCACGTCGAACGAAGCACGGGCATCGGCATCATCGGCTTCGATGAAATCGCGCCAATGCCGCGCGAAGCCATCGGCACGGCTCGCGTCGTGGTTCGCTTTGCCGCTATCGTTGAAACGCACCGCTTCGGTCACGTTCGGCCGCATCGACTCGACGCGCCAGACCCGCAGCGGCAACACCGAAGCCAGCGCACCCGGCGGCAAATGGGCGGGAATCTGCAAGTCCGCGGTCTTCGAGCCGGTGCGCGGCCCGAACACCACCTGCGCTCCCGAGCTTGCCAGCCGCGCGGCCAGATCGTCCGGCACCACCGGCAACGGCGGCACGACGATCATCCGGTAGCCGTCGAGCGGCGCGTCGACCGGCACGACATCGACGTCGAGTCCGAGCGCGCGCAGCGCCGAGTAATACTCGAACGCAAAGCGGGGATAGTGAAAGTCCGCACCCTGCGGATGAATCTCGAACAGCCACTTCGCCTCGTAGTCGTAGACCAGCGCGACGGTCGAGCGAATCGCGGCGTTAGCGTCGGCATCCGCCGCAAGCACCGTGCGAATTTCGTCGGCCACCCGCGCCGCTTCGTTACCGCCCACGTCGAGCCGGTTATCCGGCGTGTTCAGCCCGGCATGCATCTGCTCCTGCGCGAACGGCGCCTGACGCCAGCGGAAGTACGACACGCAACCGGCGCCGTGCGCGAACGCTTCCCAACTCCACAGGCGCACCATGCCCGGCAGCGGCGCCGGATTCCACAGCGCCCAGTTCACCGGACCCGGCTGCTGCTCCATCACCCAGAACGGCAGCTTCGACATGCCGCGATACACGTCGTGATTGAACGACGCAAAGTCCGGATGACCGCTGC contains:
- the msrA gene encoding peptide-methionine (S)-S-oxide reductase MsrA; translation: MTTQTETALLAGGCFWGMQELLRRYPGVLSTRVGYTGGDVPNATYRNHGTHAEGLEVVFDPSRISYRQILEFFFQIHDPTTRNRQGNDVGMSYRSAIFYLSDEQKQVALKTVADVDASDLWPGKAVTEIVPAGPFWEAEPEHQDYLERNPGGYTCHFIRAGWKLPTASA
- a CDS encoding hybrid sensor histidine kinase/response regulator, producing the protein MRAISGGIRYLNRLVTDSARVSDYSMLAVGVIGTIGHPVYWLWWTFVDPQPNESLLMRALGTVSCALLLLRRFWPASAVRVLPWYYFVTVAYSLPFFFTYYLLTSHYSMIWSMAELGMMFFLIAIFPSFVALAINLLAGVGLAVLCARIFVPQDVYVDAHLFIYTYLPVYIFGILAGITFSYSSAKGVVTHARHGARQALAGSIAHQMRNPLSQLRHVLDRVEETLPAATDANPAPALSPDKAAVLYRHLAHGQSSVDRGLRIIDTTLDDVSAWPISPDQLTYVSAAVATRKALDEYGFADQKERTKVRLVVLDDFTVKVDETVYLFTLFNLIKNALHHMGADPVATLTLTVDRQTVMVHDTGPGIASELLPHLFDALPATGDPVGAGLGLAYCQRAMRAFGGTISCRSEVGKFTQFTLQFPPVSERELADHERRIFERATPFFNGKRVLIVDDDATQRDRVRRALLRVGADVSEAPDGATALTLLAQSTPFDLVLMDINMPVLDGYTTTEKIRADHQSPNANVLIAAYTVEPGNLARVLARRAGMDELVNKASSMVELIGVLQKLFESGSQHHPSQSFDGFIGKTILVADDDVYSRSLVKGYLKRCGASVVEADHGRAVLARLHEGVTVDAIVMDMNMPGMGGVETTALIRVRTDPYARVPIVALTSQSDMEAVQRCLAAGMNEVMIKPVQIGSLYASLSRQFAQYRVANAPGRVEPAPLSEASAARSVPLKEGPLLDEKHLQELVALDLLDQTFLNGIDQISLTVARLAVSVAARDLASTHGALHILLGVSGNIGAKALHQFVRQIYPRVVEGEWPVEADWLARIGSLSNRSAPALQTYFASVKASRDHRDAIND
- the bfr gene encoding bacterioferritin; amino-acid sequence: MQSDPKVLEYLNSQLKNELTAINQYFLHARMYRHWGLEKLGKHEYDESIGEMKHADLLINRIFMLDGLPNLQDLHKLLIGEETKEILECDLKLERISQSTCKEGIAYCESVRDFISREILVHILDETEEHIDWLETNLDLIDKVGIQNYQQSGMDSPS
- a CDS encoding beta-galactosidase — its product is MRLGVCYYPEHWPESMWEDDARRMKALGIEQVRIAEFAWSRIEPTPGEYDWGWLDRAIDVLGAAGLQVVMCTPTATPPKWLIDRHPDILPIGADGRPRAFGSRRHYDFSSPSYFVASEKICTAVAERYGKHPAVAYWQTDNEFGCHHTVVSYSPAAVGRFREWLKAKYQTVDALNRAWGTVFWSMEYRSFDEIDAPVATVTEAHPSHRLDYRRFASDEVARYNRMQVEIIRAHSPGRPVAHNFMQLFTEFDHYKVAADLDVASWDSYPLGALEEQWFAPDVKARWLRSGHPDFASFNHDVYRGMSKLPFWVMEQQPGPVNWALWNPAPLPGMVRLWSWEAFAHGAGCVSYFRWRQAPFAQEQMHAGLNTPDNRLDVGGNEAARVADEIRTVLAADADANAAIRSTVALVYDYEAKWLFEIHPQGADFHYPRFAFEYYSALRALGLDVDVVPVDAPLDGYRMIVVPPLPVVPDDLAARLASSGAQVVFGPRTGSKTADLQIPAHLPPGALASVLPLRVWRVESMRPNVTEAVRFNDSGKANHDASRADGFARHWRDFIEADDADARASFDVLAQFADGQPAYVRSGAFHYLASLFDEALTTRLFSRIAQQAGLETMWLGDSVRLSRRGALTYVFNYGDDAYTLADIDEQSIVVGAREIEPQGVSVYRSNTTT
- a CDS encoding FUSC family protein, with amino-acid sequence MIASALRWLEQIDPGTHRRIKGLRLVTAYGIAAALGTLQDITHSLPSAVSVGSLAGSFALWASVSEARATRAESSRDLIVLCAAAAFGATLFVALSPALRAIATAGPELTLVTGAFLVGYLKRFGMLGAGVGSQIYIGQLLAYGARLTPIDLTAVAVAGLIAMLASIVPRLLSGPAEHPAPTALSSVDVPGRWGLSPELVMGLQAASGSLVVVALNEAVGLRESSWAITACTYVVAGSASGTIARVRRRIVGTLIGVPLGLACLPLAVHAPLLIWGAAAVAMIIYAMALPNRYDVACAAFAFTLIVTLAAGGVHSVPLLAARAWETLLGGALGLFAATCILPLRPLRSS
- a CDS encoding carbohydrate ABC transporter permease translates to MFPIPIDKWKPVTRRVYKLTLPLALLIWLLPMIAVLVTSVRSTEELSEGNYWGWPKHFAMFDNYREALTTSPMLHYFWNSVLITVPAVVGSIALAAMAGFALAIYRFRGNSALFATFVAGNFVPVQVLMIPVRDLSLQLGLFNTVGALILFHVSFQTGFCALFLRNFIKQLPFELVEAARIEGANEWTVFFRIVLPLIRPALAALAILVFTFVWNDYFWALCLTQGDDAAPITVGVAALKGQWTTAWNLVSAGSILAALPSVAMFFAMQKHFVAGLTFGATKG
- a CDS encoding sugar ABC transporter permease; this translates as MIVSQSVTRHTIGGSTETGGPGSPASGGATRGGSQAATRRRRPSPTARRQSRAAFLFLAPACVMVAIYVVWPILSTIRLSFFTWDGMTDPSFVGLANYVELFHTATFYTALKNNLIWLLLFLLAPPMGLAVALYLNQAVAGIRIVKSLFFAPFVLSGVVVGLIFSWFYDPTFGLLAVILGHGVPVLGDPRYATLGIVFAALWPQTAYCMILYLTGLTSLNAEQIEAARMEGARGWSMLWHVILPQLRPTTFMAIVVTIIGALRSFDLISVMTGGGPFESSTVLAYYMYDQAIKYYRIGYSAAVAVVLFAIMLVYIVYHLRRMLRAEQ
- a CDS encoding NAD(P)/FAD-dependent oxidoreductase — protein: MRVIIAGGGIVGLTAGIAFKAIGWDVLVCEQAPEIRAAGAAIGLWRNALDVFSEVGVGDAIHEIGMPIETWFYDAAGARFRAPGFEPADHAFLLVPRPELNRLLAAAVGLDNIRVDTKVVAFEESADHVAVSLSDGTIEHADLLLGADGAYSAVRAQLVPGYGAREHAGHHVWRGMLAAGDEPANGSVLTVGHQRTRGGYTRTYGDQVVWMVNQFDSAVPVGTKKEEALLRAAHLNDNGWSDPLVKLIERTPEAQILHNPIMFVPALPRWTSARVALIGDAAHALSPHISAGGTLGVEDVRVLVQALQKHAELAAALSVYESKRMPHYARVHELAYAVELAQDAREYAQEYARFSHWMLNDGYRASRA
- a CDS encoding extracellular solute-binding protein, which codes for MKLKPRKILLALALAAAAAGTSVVSTAQAGTLTANIAFKGASQRAVWQSVIDDFKKAHPGIDVKVSFVDEEAYKVQLPGWLSTVAPDIVNWHDGERMAYYAQRGLFEDLSGDWAKNGWNDMYASTKEASSYKGKQYAAPTVYYSWGMFYRKDLFQKVGIAGEPKTWDQFLDDCKKLKAAGITPIAVAGRDSWTLAGWFDYLDLRLNGNAFHQKLMAGDIAYTDPRVKKVYTTWKQLIDAGYFIDNSLSYDLDSVQPFLFQGKAAMMLMGTFITAGFPPNVKPDMGYFQFPIIDAKVPTAEDGPVESLHIPSKAKNKADAHTFLAFVETPEIGAKLAIGLGSLSANSKSPEPEDPISKIGFQILANTKGGIAQFYDRDMTKEMADEGMKGMQQFISDPSKLDDVLAQLEQTRKRIYKK